The following are from one region of the Lepeophtheirus salmonis chromosome 8, UVic_Lsal_1.4, whole genome shotgun sequence genome:
- the LOC121122487 gene encoding casein kinase I has protein sequence MENRGNSVSPNGTINLESTSKVVVGKKFRLIRKIGSGSFGNIYLGKSEDNETEVAIKTEPKDSLHPQLYHESRVYSLFEKGSGFPKVYWYGSNKKYNFLVLDLLGNSLEELFDLCSRSFSIKTILMIGDQMIDRIKYVHSKNYIHRDIKPDNFLIGLGTNEKNIYLVDYGLAKKYRDSHTHVHNPFRKGRQLSGTARYASTNAHSGIEQSRRDDMESLGYLLIYFNRGHLPWQNMKASTIKQRHEKIAEKKMSTPLEVLCQGYPSEFRVFLEYCRKLGYSEEPDYQYLSTLLRSLSENLKYTYDWIFDWTGMDKSILKDKQKIRKNLKMSKHN, from the coding sequence ATGGAGAATAGAGGGAATTCTGTTAGTCCTAATGGAACAATCAACTTAGAATCTACATCGAAAGTTgttgtgggaaaaaaatttcgctTAATTCGTAAAATTGGATCAGGATCCTTTGGAAATATATACTTGGGGAAGTCTGAAGATAATGAAACGGAGGTGGCAATTAAAACCGAGCCCAAAGACTCTTTACATCCACAGCTATATCATGAATCTAGAGTCTATAGTCTATTTGAAAAGGGAAGTGGATTTCCAAAAGTCTATTGGTATggttcaaataaaaagtataatttcttGGTTTTGGATCTATTAGGAAATTCTCTGGAAGAACTTTTTGATCTCTGCTCACGGAGTTTTTCAATTAAAACCATATTAATGATTGGGGATCAGATGATAGATAGAATTAAGTATGTTCACTCAAAGAATTATATTCACAGGGATATCAAGCCAGATAATTTCTTGATTGGACTAGGCACAAAtgagaaaaacatatatttggtGGACTATggtttagcaaaaaaatatagagatagCCATACCCATGTACACAATCCTTTTCGGAAAGGACGACAGCTATCTGGAACTGCGAGATATGCTTCCACAAATGCACATTCTGGAATCGAACAATCAAGAAGAGACGACATGGAGTCCTTAGgatacttattaatatattttaatcggGGCCATTTGCCTTGGCAAAATATGAAGGCTTCTACTATCAAGCAAAGGCATGAAAAAATTGCTGAAAAGAAAATGTCCACACCTCTAGAAGTACTTTGCCAAGGCTATCCATCAGAATTCAGGGTATTTCTTGAATATTGCAGGAAATTAGGTTACTCTGAAGAACCAGACTATCAATATCTGTCCACTTTACTACGAAGTTTATcagaaaatctcaaatataCGTATGATTGGATTTTTGACTGGACAGGAATGGATAAATCCATACtgaaagataaacaaaaaattagaaagaatCTTAAAATGTCAAAACACAATTAG